In bacterium, a single genomic region encodes these proteins:
- a CDS encoding GIY-YIG nuclease family protein, which yields MMNAYYVYIMASKRNGTLYAGVTNDLVKRVGQHKSDAIDGFTKRYKVHMLVYYEETSDVRTALAREKQVKQWHRVWKLQLIERQNPQWRDLYNDFIDPLDSGSSPE from the coding sequence ATAATGAACGCATATTATGTGTACATAATGGCGAGTAAGCGGAACGGTACGCTCTATGCGGGCGTCACGAACGATCTCGTAAAGCGCGTCGGACAGCACAAAAGCGATGCGATTGATGGATTCACGAAACGCTACAAAGTACATATGCTTGTCTATTACGAAGAAACGTCAGACGTGCGAACGGCGCTTGCCCGAGAGAAACAAGTTAAACAATGGCACCGTGTGTGGAAACTTCAGCTTATTGAGCGCCAAAATCCGCAATGGAGAGATTTATATAACGATTTCATAGATCCTCTGGATTCCGGGTCAAGCCCGGAATGA
- a CDS encoding DegT/DnrJ/EryC1/StrS family aminotransferase has translation MKKLALFGGKPILKKPFPPVYNIGKEELRAATQVIKNGPLSDFVGANGPYFLGGKQVKKLEALFCKKFGVKHAVSFNSATTALHAAVAALSIGPGDEVIVSPYSMCASATAILMNGAVPVFADIDEKTFCIDPASVRKCITPRTKAIMAVNIFGGSSDFDELLKIAKEFNIKIIEDNAQSPGATYKGKFTGTIGDIGVFSFNVHKTIQSGEGGVLVTNNAHYAFRAQLARNHGEAYVDQDPGYADGPIIGSNYRMTELEAAIAYEQLRKLDFLNKKRLELVTYLTKQLSVIPGLVLPYVPKGSSHVFYVYPMKIDESKLEISRDNFARAMTAEGFPMSLGYTKPLYLLRVFQEQKVFNNTNFPFVGSHYGGRVDYTKGICPVVERMYEKEFTFTTVCQYPRTKKHIDLFVSAVKKVYANRQEFNGNK, from the coding sequence ATGAAAAAACTCGCATTATTTGGAGGGAAGCCGATATTAAAGAAACCATTTCCGCCGGTGTACAACATCGGCAAGGAAGAATTGCGCGCGGCGACGCAAGTAATAAAAAACGGACCGCTGTCGGATTTTGTGGGCGCGAATGGCCCGTATTTTTTGGGCGGCAAACAGGTCAAAAAACTTGAAGCGCTGTTTTGTAAAAAATTCGGCGTGAAGCACGCGGTTTCATTTAACTCGGCGACGACTGCGCTACATGCGGCGGTTGCGGCGCTTAGTATCGGTCCCGGTGATGAGGTGATCGTGTCGCCGTACTCCATGTGTGCCTCGGCCACCGCGATTTTGATGAACGGAGCGGTGCCGGTATTCGCCGATATTGATGAGAAAACATTTTGCATTGATCCGGCATCGGTCAGAAAATGTATTACCCCGCGCACGAAGGCGATTATGGCGGTGAATATTTTCGGAGGATCATCTGATTTCGACGAGCTGCTGAAGATTGCCAAAGAGTTCAATATTAAAATTATTGAAGATAACGCGCAGTCACCCGGCGCAACGTATAAAGGAAAGTTCACCGGAACCATCGGCGACATCGGCGTCTTTAGTTTCAATGTGCATAAAACTATCCAGAGCGGCGAGGGCGGAGTTCTCGTAACGAACAACGCGCATTACGCGTTCCGTGCGCAGTTGGCGCGGAATCACGGGGAAGCATATGTTGACCAGGATCCGGGTTACGCCGACGGTCCTATCATCGGAAGCAATTATCGCATGACCGAACTTGAGGCGGCGATCGCGTATGAGCAGCTTCGCAAACTGGATTTTTTGAACAAGAAGCGGCTGGAGTTGGTAACATATCTTACAAAACAGTTGTCCGTCATTCCCGGCCTTGTATTGCCGTATGTTCCCAAGGGTTCGAGCCACGTGTTTTATGTGTACCCGATGAAAATTGACGAATCGAAACTGGAGATTTCTCGTGATAACTTTGCGCGGGCGATGACCGCCGAAGGGTTCCCCATGTCCCTCGGATATACCAAACCTTTATATCTCCTGCGCGTATTTCAGGAGCAAAAGGTATTTAATAACACTAACTTTCCGTTTGTGGGAAGCCATTACGGGGGACGCGTTGATTATACGAAGGGCATTTGTCCCGTGGTTGAACGGATGTATGAAAAAGAATTTACGTTCACGACGGTGTGTCAATATCCGAGGACAAAAAAACATATAGATCTTTTTGTTAGCGCCGTTAAAAAAGTTTACGCCAACCGGCAGGAGTTTAATGGAAATAAGTAA
- a CDS encoding class I SAM-dependent methyltransferase, whose protein sequence is MKSMAPWEKFFEEKIRLIAKRKRILDVGGGTPLQKQLGAYRELFKETEYVVIDKNYESAGVVKGDAHNLPFQDESFDAVICKSVLEHVEDPFRVVAELRRVLKPGGLGLIYVPFLFPYHAEKGFYADYWRFTGDGVKMLFKDFSSVEMVKVRGFFETVAYLLPYVRVFAPVARLLDWLVPSKNQTSGFTIFVTK, encoded by the coding sequence ATGAAATCTATGGCCCCGTGGGAAAAATTTTTTGAAGAGAAGATCCGGCTTATTGCGAAAAGGAAACGGATTTTGGACGTCGGCGGCGGAACGCCGCTCCAAAAACAGCTTGGGGCGTACCGCGAGCTTTTTAAGGAAACCGAGTACGTGGTGATTGATAAGAATTATGAGTCCGCTGGAGTAGTCAAAGGCGACGCGCACAACCTGCCGTTTCAGGATGAAAGTTTTGATGCCGTGATTTGCAAGTCGGTGCTGGAGCACGTGGAAGATCCTTTTCGGGTTGTCGCGGAGCTCCGACGGGTGTTAAAGCCCGGAGGGTTGGGGCTCATCTATGTACCGTTTCTTTTTCCGTATCACGCGGAGAAGGGATTTTACGCGGACTATTGGCGGTTCACCGGAGACGGAGTAAAAATGCTCTTCAAAGATTTTTCGTCGGTAGAGATGGTGAAGGTGCGCGGATTTTTTGAGACCGTGGCGTACCTTTTGCCCTACGTCCGCGTTTTTGCGCCAGTTGCGCGATTATTGGACTGGCTCGTGCCAAGCAAAAACCAAACTTCGGGATTCACGATTTTTGTTACGAAGTGA
- a CDS encoding glycosyltransferase: MTKLTSGEELKKFFDDVASKRGAWQTRHRYYHGAIRKVAQFFIPKGSAVLDVGSGTGDLLASVAPKRGVGVDMSPKMTALAAKRHSDLAFFTMDAESLTLAEKFDYIICSDLVSYLPDVQRAFMELKKVTHDHTKILITYTNFLWEPLLRFAEFAHLKMSSPAQNWLSAGDLENFLHLAGFEVVKRGEEVLIPVNIPLLSYLVNRFIARLPLLRRLCLLRYVIAKPRQLAVREYTTSVIIPARNEKGNIEAAVLRTPQLGSHTEIIFVEGGSKDGTREEIQRVIAAHKEKDITLLIQDGKGKGDAVRKGFAAAKGDVLFILDADLTVPPEDLPKFYAAIASGAGEFINGSRLVYQMQRQAMQTLNHIANKFFGVSFSWILGQRVKDTLCGTKVLLRTDYERIAAGRAFFGDFDPFGDFDLLFGAAKLGLKIIDLPIRYEARTYGSTNISRWRHGWLLLKMTAFSLLKMKFF, from the coding sequence ATGACAAAACTGACATCGGGTGAGGAGCTTAAAAAGTTTTTTGATGACGTCGCGTCGAAACGTGGGGCGTGGCAAACGCGGCACCGCTATTATCACGGAGCGATTCGCAAGGTGGCGCAGTTTTTCATTCCCAAAGGAAGCGCGGTATTGGACGTGGGGTCCGGCACCGGGGATTTGCTCGCATCGGTCGCGCCGAAACGCGGCGTGGGCGTTGATATGAGTCCAAAGATGACCGCGCTCGCGGCAAAGCGTCATTCTGACCTCGCCTTTTTCACTATGGACGCGGAATCTCTTACGCTTGCGGAGAAATTTGACTATATCATCTGTTCGGACCTCGTAAGCTATTTGCCCGACGTGCAGCGCGCGTTTATGGAGTTGAAAAAGGTGACACATGACCACACGAAAATCCTTATCACCTACACAAATTTTTTGTGGGAGCCGTTGCTACGATTTGCGGAATTCGCGCATCTCAAAATGTCTTCTCCGGCGCAAAACTGGCTTTCCGCGGGCGATCTTGAAAATTTTCTCCACCTTGCGGGGTTTGAAGTGGTGAAGCGCGGCGAAGAGGTACTCATTCCGGTAAACATCCCCTTGCTTTCGTATCTCGTGAACCGATTTATTGCCCGGCTTCCGCTTTTGCGGCGGCTGTGCCTTTTGCGTTACGTGATCGCGAAGCCGAGGCAATTGGCCGTGCGCGAATATACGACGTCGGTTATTATTCCGGCGCGGAACGAAAAAGGAAATATTGAAGCGGCGGTGCTGCGGACTCCGCAGCTGGGATCACACACGGAAATTATTTTCGTTGAGGGCGGTTCTAAAGACGGCACACGGGAAGAAATTCAGCGCGTGATTGCGGCGCACAAAGAAAAAGACATCACGCTGCTCATCCAGGACGGAAAAGGCAAGGGAGACGCGGTGCGGAAAGGGTTTGCGGCGGCGAAGGGCGACGTGTTGTTTATTCTTGACGCGGATTTAACCGTTCCTCCGGAGGACTTGCCGAAGTTTTATGCCGCGATCGCCTCGGGAGCGGGGGAGTTCATTAACGGTTCGCGGCTGGTGTATCAGATGCAGCGCCAGGCAATGCAAACGCTGAACCACATCGCCAATAAATTTTTTGGTGTGAGTTTTTCGTGGATTTTGGGCCAGCGTGTCAAGGACACCTTATGCGGAACAAAGGTGCTGTTGCGGACGGACTATGAGCGCATCGCGGCAGGCCGGGCCTTTTTCGGCGACTTTGACCCGTTCGGTGATTTTGATTTATTGTTCGGCGCGGCGAAATTGGGATTGAAAATCATTGACCTCCCTATTCGTTATGAGGCGCGCACCTACGGCAGCACCAACATCAGCCGGTGGCGTCATGGCTGGCTACTGCTCAAAATGACGGCGTTTTCGTTGCTGAAGATGAAGTTTTTTTAG
- a CDS encoding glycosyltransferase family 39 protein, producing MMLTREGKIILLLFALALLVRVALFGANIAAHEGELLPTILNSEGYYELANNILAGHGFSQSPAAPYVPDSLRPPLYPLFIAAFVGLSGSYWPVIIAQILLASVLPLLARRIGFRLTQNTFAGNAVGVLFAVEPVLVRLSGILLTETLFLALFLSSVITFFNYLDREKLSDLAASAALLGLATLTRPVTQYLPVVIIAFLLWHFRGALSRRAMLHVATFIAVFVVALLPWLYRNAIVFGNPSVANTRISNFYGYFAPSVLALERHIGFTEAQRQLFAEDGVQDYGAVTLKDAEHFTNRAKAIIKTHPKETAKLLGITTFAFFTHDGYLDVLQDLGYMKNFSRTIRALITGPGIIILAGRMFWTLTALLAFLGTYLFFKREKFQPKALFALLLITYFAATAAIVGLGITARYRVPANVFIAAFAFYAIARWRKTPEAAK from the coding sequence ATGATGCTCACGCGCGAAGGAAAAATTATCCTGCTTCTTTTTGCGCTCGCGCTTCTCGTGCGCGTCGCGCTTTTTGGGGCGAACATTGCGGCACACGAAGGCGAACTGCTCCCGACAATTCTGAACTCTGAAGGATATTACGAACTTGCGAATAACATCCTCGCCGGGCACGGATTCTCACAAAGCCCCGCGGCGCCATATGTGCCGGATTCGCTCCGCCCTCCGCTCTATCCGCTCTTCATCGCCGCATTCGTTGGACTTTCCGGAAGTTATTGGCCGGTCATCATCGCCCAAATACTGCTTGCGAGCGTTTTGCCGCTCCTCGCGCGGCGCATCGGTTTCCGCCTCACGCAAAATACGTTTGCCGGGAACGCGGTAGGCGTTCTGTTTGCCGTGGAGCCGGTGCTTGTGCGGCTCTCCGGGATTCTTCTCACCGAAACGCTATTCCTCGCGTTGTTTCTGTCTTCCGTTATCACGTTCTTCAATTATCTTGATCGCGAAAAATTATCCGATCTTGCGGCAAGCGCGGCACTCCTCGGGCTCGCCACGCTCACGCGGCCGGTCACGCAATATCTTCCCGTTGTTATTATCGCGTTTCTCTTGTGGCATTTCCGTGGCGCGCTATCCCGGCGTGCCATGCTACATGTCGCCACATTCATCGCCGTCTTCGTTGTGGCGCTTTTGCCATGGCTCTACCGGAACGCTATCGTGTTCGGAAATCCGAGCGTCGCGAACACGCGCATCAGTAACTTTTACGGCTATTTTGCACCATCCGTTTTGGCGCTGGAACGCCATATCGGTTTTACCGAAGCACAACGCCAACTGTTCGCGGAAGACGGCGTACAGGATTACGGCGCGGTGACGCTCAAAGACGCGGAACATTTCACAAACCGGGCAAAAGCGATTATCAAAACCCATCCGAAGGAAACCGCAAAACTCCTCGGCATCACCACGTTTGCCTTTTTCACGCACGACGGGTACCTGGATGTACTTCAAGATCTCGGCTACATGAAGAATTTCTCGCGCACAATCCGCGCGCTCATCACAGGCCCCGGCATCATAATCCTCGCGGGAAGAATGTTTTGGACGCTCACAGCACTCCTCGCATTCCTCGGCACGTATCTCTTTTTCAAACGCGAAAAATTTCAGCCGAAGGCGCTTTTCGCCCTTCTCCTCATCACCTACTTCGCCGCAACCGCCGCAATTGTGGGCTTAGGCATCACCGCCCGCTACAGAGTCCCCGCAAACGTATTTATTGCCGCATTCGCGTTTTATGCTATCGCGCGCTGGCGTAAAACTCCGGAAGCCGCGAAATAA
- the pseC gene encoding UDP-4-amino-4,6-dideoxy-N-acetyl-beta-L-altrosamine transaminase encodes MIPYGHQFIDEDDIRAVVKVLRSPYLTQGPEVEAFEEALAKYCGVKYAVVFSNGTAALHGAYFAAGLGRGDEFITSPLTFVATANAGLYLGAKPIFADVDDRGNLDPIAAAKKINKKTKLISVVDYGGHPANLPAFKKIAKRHGVVLVEDACHSLGATLRGKRIGSIADMTAFSFHPVKSITTGEGGAVLTNNKQYADALRVFRTHGITKDAALLKRKSEGAWYYEMQQLGFNYRLTDIQSALGLSQLKKIDRFMALRRSVAARYAKELGGLQKVLQLPTEEKGVTSSWHLYPVRLRGAFAKKRAEVFAQLRAAGIWCQVHYIPVYLQPYYRKLGYTKGSCPNAEAFYASEISIPIFPGLSKADQAHVIKTLRTALS; translated from the coding sequence ATGATTCCCTATGGCCATCAATTCATTGATGAAGACGATATCCGAGCGGTCGTGAAGGTGCTCCGGTCGCCGTATTTGACGCAAGGACCGGAGGTTGAAGCATTTGAGGAGGCATTGGCGAAATACTGCGGCGTGAAGTACGCCGTTGTTTTTTCAAACGGCACGGCGGCGCTGCACGGCGCGTACTTCGCGGCCGGACTTGGGCGCGGGGATGAGTTCATTACGAGTCCGCTCACCTTCGTTGCAACCGCGAACGCCGGGTTGTATCTTGGCGCAAAGCCCATCTTTGCCGACGTTGACGATCGAGGCAATCTTGATCCCATTGCGGCGGCGAAAAAAATCAACAAGAAAACAAAATTGATTTCCGTTGTTGACTACGGGGGACACCCTGCTAATCTTCCCGCGTTCAAAAAAATAGCGAAACGCCACGGCGTAGTGTTGGTTGAGGATGCCTGCCATTCGCTTGGCGCAACGCTCCGCGGGAAACGCATCGGTAGCATTGCGGACATGACGGCCTTCAGTTTTCATCCGGTGAAGTCTATTACTACCGGCGAGGGCGGCGCGGTGCTTACCAACAACAAGCAGTATGCGGATGCGTTGCGGGTATTCCGCACGCACGGCATCACCAAAGACGCGGCGTTGCTCAAAAGAAAGTCGGAGGGCGCGTGGTACTATGAAATGCAGCAGCTCGGTTTCAATTATCGCTTGACCGATATTCAGTCGGCGCTCGGGTTGAGCCAGCTCAAAAAAATTGACCGATTTATGGCGCTGCGGCGGTCCGTTGCCGCGCGTTATGCGAAGGAACTCGGTGGCCTTCAAAAGGTTTTGCAATTGCCGACCGAGGAGAAGGGCGTGACGTCCAGTTGGCATTTATACCCGGTGCGGCTCCGCGGAGCTTTTGCGAAGAAACGCGCAGAAGTTTTCGCGCAGCTGCGCGCTGCCGGTATTTGGTGCCAGGTGCATTATATTCCGGTGTACCTCCAGCCGTATTACCGGAAGTTGGGATATACAAAGGGTAGTTGCCCTAATGCCGAAGCATTTTACGCTTCGGAAATTTCCATCCCAATCTTCCCCGGCCTTTCAAAAGCTGATCAAGCGCATGTTATTAAAACATTGCGGACCGCTCTCTCTTAA
- a CDS encoding glycosyltransferase family 2 protein — MKLSVIIPAYNEEKTIAEIIRRVQAVPLADIEKEIIVVDDGSTDKTREILKSIPEIVVIFHEKNFGKGGAVKTGFEHASGDIVLIQDADLEYDPNDYPDLLAPIRSGLADVVYGTRFLGNKPHRIFNFHHYLANRFITFFSNLCTNLNLSDVEVGYKVFTRNVVDAIAPRLKSRRFGIEVELTARVAKHHFRIYEVAVSYAGRSYAEGKKIGWKDGVAALWHIARFNFLG; from the coding sequence ATGAAGCTCTCGGTTATTATCCCGGCATACAACGAAGAAAAAACCATCGCGGAAATTATTCGCCGCGTTCAGGCAGTTCCGTTGGCGGACATTGAAAAAGAAATCATCGTTGTTGATGACGGTTCAACCGACAAAACGAGGGAAATTCTAAAAAGCATTCCGGAGATCGTTGTAATTTTTCATGAGAAAAATTTCGGCAAGGGCGGCGCTGTTAAAACCGGCTTTGAACACGCGAGCGGCGACATTGTCCTTATCCAAGACGCGGATTTGGAGTATGACCCAAATGACTACCCGGATTTGCTCGCCCCAATACGCTCCGGTTTGGCTGATGTCGTGTACGGAACGCGATTTTTAGGCAATAAGCCGCACCGGATTTTCAACTTTCATCATTATCTCGCCAACCGTTTTATTACGTTTTTTTCCAATCTATGCACAAACTTGAACCTTTCCGATGTGGAAGTCGGATATAAAGTGTTTACGCGAAACGTAGTTGATGCAATCGCGCCGCGTTTGAAATCGCGGCGATTCGGTATTGAGGTGGAGCTCACCGCACGCGTTGCCAAGCACCACTTCCGCATTTACGAAGTCGCGGTTTCTTACGCGGGCCGCAGTTACGCGGAGGGAAAAAAGATCGGCTGGAAAGACGGAGTCGCCGCGCTTTGGCACATCGCGCGGTTTAATTTCTTGGGGTAA
- a CDS encoding Gfo/Idh/MocA family oxidoreductase, with the protein MAQTKKRAAIIGAGNIGVKFSGYQLPFHTTHMEAYLANQEINLVAIADSDQRALQSASALFRGRPYSDYREMFRQEKPELVSICTPDQTHFPILREVLKHASVRGIWCEKPLAISLTEAKKMAAACERRGVKLLVNFIRRYDPFYEFIKEHMAELVGDVQAVGCYYSGGIVTTGSHLLDLLVFLFGPCDEVSATNAKNGLIGRLRFGSVFATIMPLATKQYSILEMNIFGSDARLDTINKPFGVYDYRYYLKQKDPVLGSQFIANDARNPISKDLPRNYMDSALQDLLGSVGKNREPRSSGKTALASLEIMHALLYSSEHNGVNVRLSFRGKVKKLPQPGGDVKK; encoded by the coding sequence ATGGCACAAACAAAAAAACGCGCCGCAATTATCGGAGCCGGCAATATCGGCGTGAAGTTCAGCGGATATCAACTTCCGTTCCATACAACGCATATGGAAGCATACCTGGCTAACCAGGAAATCAATCTTGTCGCAATCGCCGATTCCGATCAGCGCGCCTTGCAATCGGCAAGTGCCTTGTTCCGCGGCCGACCGTACTCCGATTATCGCGAAATGTTTCGGCAAGAAAAGCCGGAGCTTGTCAGTATCTGCACTCCGGACCAAACCCACTTCCCGATTTTGCGGGAGGTGTTGAAGCATGCTTCGGTCCGCGGAATTTGGTGCGAGAAACCGCTGGCGATTTCTTTAACCGAAGCGAAAAAAATGGCGGCTGCGTGCGAACGGCGCGGCGTCAAACTGCTCGTGAATTTTATTCGCCGCTATGATCCTTTCTATGAGTTTATTAAAGAACACATGGCGGAACTGGTAGGGGATGTGCAGGCGGTTGGCTGTTATTATAGCGGCGGTATTGTAACGACTGGCTCGCATCTCCTGGATCTCTTAGTATTTTTGTTCGGACCATGCGATGAAGTGTCGGCGACGAATGCGAAGAACGGATTAATCGGCCGACTGCGATTCGGTTCGGTGTTCGCCACCATCATGCCACTCGCGACGAAACAGTACAGCATTCTGGAGATGAACATCTTCGGATCCGACGCGCGGCTTGATACCATCAACAAGCCGTTCGGCGTATATGACTACCGGTATTATCTGAAACAAAAAGATCCGGTGCTCGGGTCGCAGTTTATCGCCAATGATGCCCGGAATCCGATTTCGAAAGATTTGCCGCGCAATTATATGGATTCCGCGCTTCAGGATCTCTTGGGTAGCGTCGGGAAAAATCGCGAACCGCGTTCGTCGGGGAAGACGGCGTTAGCTTCACTCGAAATTATGCATGCATTGTTGTATTCTTCTGAGCATAATGGGGTGAATGTCCGCTTGTCGTTTCGGGGGAAGGTGAAGAAGTTGCCTCAACCGGGCGGGGATGTGAAAAAATAA
- a CDS encoding glycosyltransferase family 39 protein produces MDKRALITIFLFAFILRLAAFDFFIWRSGPEGLYLVDATHYTTLAKNIVEGHGFSLSAVAPYAPDAYRTPGYPVFLAVFYKVFGTFWPANLFQVFLNALVPVMILWLAWKASGSRSVAYVAGFLTAVEPHLIYHQVGIATEGIFIFLLALFAVAVVRYLDIPTPGRAVVAGALFAISSITRPYFLYFLPIVIIFLIFPLAWRNWKSAIAACVLFLIPSFLIIFPWMMRNERVFGVFTLSTSGWYNVYTRLGATVYAAATNQQFNPVFNNFLTQLGRDGVTARGTDEELYDPRVAPELKKRALAIFKQYPLQMMLLQPLSVYTIFTHDNLLTMLNEMRLLPYPKRPPIPLSMALLQEHPLRAIGEIIPYIRGTYVIPFVMRAIWSFLLFCAICGTWVLFANPSSPRAPFWIRFLKFTGLRVLPLGKGEVPPIPPFLKEVPERRRISAFFFAALILFFVVVTLPIGAAIDARMRMAFEPIYFIFVAAGLVLLTEKMRLLKTETA; encoded by the coding sequence ATGGATAAACGTGCGCTCATCACCATTTTTCTTTTCGCATTCATCCTGCGCCTTGCCGCATTCGATTTTTTTATCTGGCGTTCGGGACCCGAGGGGTTATATCTCGTTGACGCGACGCATTACACGACGCTTGCGAAAAATATCGTCGAGGGTCACGGGTTTTCGTTGAGCGCTGTCGCGCCGTACGCGCCGGATGCGTACCGCACACCCGGTTATCCTGTTTTCCTCGCCGTGTTTTATAAAGTGTTCGGGACGTTTTGGCCGGCAAATCTTTTCCAAGTATTTCTGAACGCGCTCGTGCCGGTTATGATACTCTGGCTCGCGTGGAAGGCGTCGGGGAGCAGGAGCGTTGCGTATGTTGCGGGGTTTTTGACCGCCGTTGAACCGCATCTTATTTATCATCAAGTCGGTATCGCGACCGAGGGCATTTTTATTTTTCTTCTTGCGTTGTTTGCGGTGGCAGTTGTGCGCTACTTGGACATCCCAACACCCGGCCGCGCGGTTGTTGCGGGAGCGCTTTTCGCAATTTCCTCAATCACGAGGCCGTACTTTCTTTATTTTTTGCCGATCGTGATCATCTTCCTTATTTTTCCACTTGCGTGGCGCAATTGGAAAAGTGCGATAGCGGCTTGCGTGCTGTTCCTCATCCCCTCATTCCTCATTATTTTCCCGTGGATGATGCGCAACGAACGCGTGTTCGGCGTGTTTACGCTTTCAACGTCGGGTTGGTACAACGTGTACACGCGCCTCGGGGCGACGGTATACGCCGCGGCAACGAATCAGCAATTTAACCCCGTATTTAATAACTTTCTCACACAACTCGGACGCGATGGAGTGACGGCACGCGGTACCGACGAAGAGTTGTATGACCCGCGGGTCGCGCCGGAACTTAAAAAACGCGCGCTTGCGATTTTCAAACAATACCCGCTGCAAATGATGCTGCTTCAGCCGCTCTCCGTCTATACAATTTTTACGCATGACAATCTGTTGACGATGCTGAATGAAATGCGGTTGCTACCGTACCCGAAGCGGCCGCCGATTCCGCTTTCCATGGCGCTATTGCAAGAGCATCCGTTGCGCGCAATCGGCGAGATTATTCCGTATATACGCGGGACGTATGTGATTCCATTCGTTATGCGAGCCATTTGGTCATTTTTGTTGTTTTGCGCCATCTGCGGCACTTGGGTGCTTTTTGCAAATCCCTCAAGCCCACGGGCACCTTTTTGGATTCGTTTTTTAAAATTCACCGGCCTTCGGGTACTCCCTTTAGGAAAGGGAGAAGTGCCCCCGATTCCTCCTTTCTTAAAGGAGGTGCCTGAAAGGCGGAGGATTTCTGCGTTTTTCTTTGCGGCACTTATCCTTTTCTTTGTTGTCGTCACGCTGCCTATTGGCGCCGCGATTGACGCGCGGATGAGAATGGCATTTGAGCCGATCTATTTCATTTTTGTCGCGGCGGGATTGGTGCTGTTGACGGAAAAAATGCGATTGCTAAAGACAGAGACGGCGTGA
- the pseB gene encoding UDP-N-acetylglucosamine 4,6-dehydratase (inverting) → MASTKNTDILKGKTVLVTGGAGSFGKSFVKYLLANTATKKVIVFSRDELKQYHMSRELHDDRLRFFLGDVRDLPRLQRAFSGVDVVVHAAALKQVPALEYNPMEAVKTNVLGSQNVVEAAIDCGVSHALLISTDKAAYPANLYGSTKLCAEKLFVAGNALSGNKTKFAAVRYGNVLGSRGSIVETLLQNRGKTVHITDPNMTRFWINLEQAAALVMFALRQMEGGEIFIPKIPSMKLVDLVNAIAPDAEKKIIGMRPGEKIHEVLLTAEEAAHTVDFGDYYVVIPESEFLPREAYAKYARAGKAIKNKFLLTSDHNTKWITKKELQALMSGITEV, encoded by the coding sequence ATGGCATCAACGAAAAATACCGACATTTTGAAGGGAAAAACAGTTCTTGTGACCGGCGGCGCCGGCTCGTTCGGTAAGAGTTTCGTGAAGTATTTGCTTGCCAACACCGCGACGAAGAAAGTTATTGTGTTCAGCCGCGATGAGTTGAAGCAATACCACATGAGCCGTGAGCTTCACGATGACCGGCTCCGGTTTTTTTTGGGCGATGTACGCGACCTTCCGCGTTTGCAGCGCGCATTTTCCGGGGTTGATGTGGTAGTGCATGCCGCCGCGTTAAAGCAGGTGCCGGCGTTAGAGTACAACCCGATGGAAGCGGTGAAGACAAACGTGTTGGGATCCCAGAACGTGGTTGAGGCGGCGATTGATTGCGGTGTCTCCCACGCGCTACTTATTTCAACTGATAAAGCGGCGTATCCGGCGAATTTGTATGGTTCAACAAAATTGTGCGCGGAAAAACTTTTTGTTGCCGGCAATGCATTGTCCGGTAATAAAACAAAATTTGCGGCGGTGCGTTATGGCAATGTGCTGGGGAGCCGCGGCAGCATTGTTGAAACGCTGTTGCAGAACCGCGGGAAAACAGTCCATATCACTGACCCGAATATGACGCGGTTTTGGATTAATCTGGAACAGGCAGCGGCGCTCGTCATGTTCGCGCTTCGGCAGATGGAGGGCGGAGAGATTTTCATCCCTAAAATTCCCAGCATGAAGCTTGTTGATCTTGTGAATGCCATTGCTCCGGACGCGGAGAAAAAAATCATCGGCATGCGGCCGGGCGAAAAGATTCATGAAGTGCTTTTAACCGCGGAGGAAGCGGCGCATACCGTTGATTTCGGCGATTATTATGTTGTGATTCCGGAGTCCGAATTTTTGCCCCGGGAGGCCTACGCAAAGTACGCGCGCGCGGGAAAAGCAATAAAGAACAAATTTTTGCTGACGAGCGATCACAATACGAAGTGGATCACAAAAAAAGAATTACAGGCTCTGATGAGCGGGATAACTGAAGTCTAG